The candidate division WOR-3 bacterium genomic interval ATATTCCTTTTGCAATTTCTCAAGTATTGGCTGCATCATCTTGCAGGGAATGCAGGTGCCTCTGCCAAAATCCGCAACCACCGGCTTGCCAGATTTAAGCGCCTTGGACAATGGATTATCAACAATCAATGTTTCTTGTGCTTTGATCCATGTTTCGTTACGCACGATCTTGGCGCTTGATTTCAGCTGATTGATATAGTCTTCAATGACGGCCCGCTGTTTTTCCTCAATTGCCATGGGCATTATCTGTTCTTTAACCGATTCATAATCTTTGTTGGGAAGCTGGTTTTTATATTGGTCAAAGAACTTTTTCAGCTCAGCCTCGCTCAGAGTAATGCCGGCAACCATCTTTTTTACAAGTACATTGATCATTATCTCTTCTGCTTTTCCTGAATTCTTGGCTATCGCTGATTTATATTCGGGTGTTTCTTCAATTTTTTTTCTGCGTGCATCCTGCAATAATAATTGTCGGACAATCAACTCTTCAAGAAAACCTGCTTTATCATCCTTAAAATATTCCCTGATTTGTGCAGGTAAGGAATTAAAAATGCTGTCGAATTTCGAGGTCGTGATCGCTTCATCATTGACTTTCGCCAATACAGTCTTGGGCAGAGAAGCTTTATCCTCAAGTACTTCCTGCGTTAATGACACGATCTGCTCCGAGAGCGAATCAGCTTGTGGAACTTTAGCTGTGGTCGTATCGATTTCAGTGATTTCAACAAATGAATCCTGCGGTACAATTAAGTCAAGCAAGGCACTGGAATCGGTTGCTGCAT includes:
- a CDS encoding thioredoxin, with the translated sequence MAIEEKQRAVIEDYINQLKSSAKIVRNETWIKAQETLIVDNPLSKALKSGKPVVADFGRGTCIPCKMMQPILEKLQKEYEGKAEILIIDVSEYAALSRKYRIQLIPTQIFFDAKGKEIYRHRGFMSEANIVAQLKKMGIE